A DNA window from Streptomyces canus contains the following coding sequences:
- the ehuB gene encoding ectoine/hydroxyectoine ABC transporter substrate-binding protein EhuB, which produces MAPPLEHGEHISGTTRRSLLAGVAALGALGAAGCSRVATASTTGGGELLDRLRAAGVVRLGIAGEIPFGYIDKNGDLTGEAPELARVIFKRLGVDKVQPVPTEFGSLIPGLNSQQFDVVAAGMYVTPERCEQVIFADPDYQMLDSFIVRKGNPKGLHNYKDVVEKKAKFATGTGYAEIGYAVEAGYKESDILIVPDQVAGLNAVEAGRVDVFAGTALTTREVVKKSAKAEATKAFTPTVGGKPHVDGGAFAFRRTETNLRDAFNAELRKLKKSGELFRVLKPFGFTQAEMTDLTAKELCGG; this is translated from the coding sequence ATGGCTCCACCACTGGAACATGGCGAACACATATCCGGGACCACCCGCCGATCGCTGCTCGCGGGGGTAGCGGCGCTCGGTGCGCTGGGCGCCGCGGGCTGCTCACGCGTGGCCACCGCCTCGACCACGGGAGGTGGTGAACTGCTCGACCGGCTCAGGGCGGCAGGTGTCGTACGGCTGGGAATCGCGGGTGAGATCCCGTTCGGATACATCGACAAGAACGGCGACCTCACCGGCGAGGCACCAGAACTCGCGAGGGTCATATTCAAGCGGCTCGGGGTGGACAAGGTGCAGCCCGTGCCCACCGAGTTCGGCTCGCTCATTCCCGGGCTGAATTCTCAGCAGTTCGATGTCGTGGCGGCCGGGATGTACGTCACCCCGGAACGCTGTGAACAGGTGATCTTCGCCGATCCCGACTACCAGATGCTCGATTCCTTCATCGTGCGCAAGGGAAATCCCAAAGGTCTTCACAACTACAAGGACGTCGTCGAGAAGAAGGCGAAGTTCGCCACCGGGACCGGCTACGCGGAGATCGGGTACGCCGTCGAGGCGGGATACAAGGAAAGCGACATCCTGATCGTGCCGGACCAGGTCGCGGGGCTGAACGCCGTGGAGGCGGGACGCGTCGACGTGTTCGCCGGGACCGCGCTCACCACCCGCGAGGTGGTGAAGAAATCGGCCAAGGCGGAGGCCACGAAGGCCTTCACCCCGACCGTCGGCGGCAAGCCGCACGTCGACGGGGGCGCCTTCGCGTTCCGCCGGACCGAGACCAACCTGCGGGACGCCTTCAACGCCGAACTGCGGAAGCTGAAGAAGAGCGGGGAGCTGTTCCGGGTCCTCAAGCCCTTCGGGTTCACGCAGGCCGAGATGACGGACCTGACCGCGAAGGAGCTCTGCGGCGGATGA
- the ehuC gene encoding ectoine/hydroxyectoine ABC transporter permease subunit EhuC — protein sequence MTSGLWELVLKGIWTTVQLLFFSAILAAAVSFVVGVLRTHRLWIVRFLAGFYTEVFRGTSALVMIFWVFFVLPPAFGWQLVPMWAGTLALGLTYGAYGSEIVRGALKAVDPAQQEGGIALSFTPWQRLRLILLPQAVPEMIPPFSNLLIELLKGTALVSVMGMGDLAFSGNLVRLALQESAGIYTYLLLIYFVIAFLLTRLMRGLEKKLKAGVGKEPTREVQVPEPVGGGVG from the coding sequence ATGACCTCCGGACTCTGGGAACTGGTACTCAAGGGCATCTGGACGACGGTCCAGCTGCTGTTCTTCAGCGCGATCCTCGCCGCCGCCGTGTCCTTCGTGGTCGGCGTCCTGCGCACCCACCGGCTGTGGATCGTCCGCTTCCTCGCGGGCTTCTACACCGAGGTGTTCCGCGGGACCTCGGCGCTGGTGATGATCTTCTGGGTGTTCTTCGTGCTGCCACCGGCCTTCGGCTGGCAGCTGGTGCCGATGTGGGCGGGCACCCTCGCACTTGGACTGACCTACGGGGCGTACGGCTCCGAGATCGTGCGCGGGGCGCTCAAGGCGGTCGACCCGGCGCAGCAGGAGGGCGGGATCGCACTGAGCTTCACGCCCTGGCAGCGCCTGCGGCTGATCCTGCTGCCGCAGGCGGTGCCGGAGATGATCCCGCCGTTCTCCAACCTGCTGATCGAGCTGCTCAAGGGCACCGCGCTGGTGTCCGTGATGGGCATGGGCGATCTGGCGTTCAGCGGCAACCTGGTGCGGCTCGCGCTCCAGGAGAGCGCCGGGATCTACACGTATCTGCTGCTCATCTACTTCGTGATCGCCTTCCTGCTCACCCGGTTGATGCGGGGCCTCGAGAAGAAGCTCAAGGCGGGGGTCGGCAAGGAGCCCACGCGTGAGGTCCAGGTGCCCGAGCCCGTCGGAGGTGGTGTCGGATGA
- the ehuD gene encoding ectoine/hydroxyectoine ABC transporter permease subunit EhuD has protein sequence MTWDWSAVSDFMPQFRDGLLVTLQALALGSLISFALGLVWALLMRAPSRFVRWPVGVVTEFVRNTPLLVQLFFLFYVLPEWGVTLSALATGVIGIGLHYSTYTMQVYRAGIEAVPTGQWEAATALNLPRVRTWQVVILPQAIRRVVPALGNYVISMLKDTPMLMVITVLEMLGQARLFAQEHFQFTEPLTVIGVAFIVISYLASLLLRSLERRLVR, from the coding sequence ATGACATGGGACTGGAGTGCCGTAAGCGACTTCATGCCGCAGTTCCGGGACGGGCTGCTGGTCACCCTTCAGGCCCTCGCGCTCGGCTCGCTGATCTCCTTCGCGCTCGGCCTGGTCTGGGCGCTGCTGATGCGCGCGCCCTCACGGTTCGTGCGCTGGCCGGTCGGGGTGGTCACGGAGTTCGTGCGCAACACCCCGCTACTGGTCCAGCTGTTCTTCCTGTTCTATGTGCTGCCCGAGTGGGGCGTGACCCTCTCGGCGCTGGCCACCGGTGTCATCGGGATCGGGCTGCACTACTCGACGTACACCATGCAGGTCTACCGGGCCGGTATCGAGGCGGTACCGACCGGCCAGTGGGAGGCGGCGACGGCGCTGAACCTGCCGCGCGTGCGGACCTGGCAGGTGGTGATCCTGCCGCAGGCGATCCGCCGGGTCGTGCCGGCTCTCGGCAACTACGTGATCTCGATGCTCAAGGACACACCGATGCTGATGGTCATCACGGTCCTGGAGATGCTCGGCCAGGCGCGGCTGTTCGCCCAGGAGCACTTCCAGTTCACCGAGCCGCTGACCGTGATCGGCGTGGCCTTCATCGTCATCTCCTATCTGGCCTCCCTTCTTCTGCGATCCCTGGAGCGACGTCTTGTCCGCTGA
- the ehuA gene encoding ectoine/hydroxyectoine ABC transporter ATP-binding protein EhuA: MKEPDAGANPPVDGSELIRFENVTKRFGSNTVLDRLNFSVDSGKHVTLIGPSGSGKTTILRMLMTLTKPDEGTVTVDDQTLFPAPEKQLREVRKKIGMVFQQFNLFPNMTVLRNITEAPVTVLGMSKDEAEARARELLDLVGLADKAGARPTQLSGGQQQRVAIARALAMRPRVLLLDEVTSALDPELVAGVLDVLRDIARTTDITMLCVTHEMNFARDISDQVLMFDSGRIIESGAPEKIFSEPEQDRTREFLSAVL, encoded by the coding sequence ATGAAAGAACCCGACGCAGGCGCCAACCCGCCGGTGGACGGCAGCGAGCTGATCCGCTTCGAGAACGTGACCAAGCGCTTCGGGTCGAACACCGTCCTGGACCGGCTGAACTTCTCCGTGGACTCCGGCAAGCATGTGACGCTGATCGGTCCCTCCGGGTCCGGCAAGACCACGATCCTGCGGATGCTGATGACGCTGACCAAGCCCGACGAGGGCACGGTCACGGTCGACGACCAGACCCTGTTCCCGGCGCCGGAGAAGCAGCTGCGCGAGGTGCGCAAGAAGATCGGGATGGTCTTCCAGCAGTTCAACCTGTTCCCGAACATGACGGTCCTGCGCAACATCACCGAGGCGCCCGTCACCGTGCTCGGCATGTCCAAGGACGAGGCGGAGGCACGCGCGCGTGAGCTGCTCGACCTGGTGGGCCTCGCGGACAAGGCCGGCGCCCGGCCGACCCAGCTCTCCGGCGGGCAGCAGCAGCGGGTGGCGATCGCGCGGGCGCTGGCGATGCGGCCGCGGGTGCTGCTGCTCGACGAGGTGACCTCGGCGCTCGACCCGGAGCTGGTCGCGGGCGTCCTCGACGTGCTACGGGACATCGCCCGCACCACCGACATCACGATGCTCTGTGTGACCCACGAGATGAACTTCGCCCGGGACATCTCCGACCAGGTCCTGATGTTCGACTCGGGCCGCATCATCGAGTCGGGCGCGCCGGAGAAGATCTTCAGCGAGCCCGAGCAGGACCGCACCCGGGAATTTCTCAGCGCGGTTCTCTGA
- a CDS encoding IclR family transcriptional regulator: MALKHEPTAPYHSAQDALRVLETVARHTAGVTDVELARTTGLDPERLTTLLRMLRREGYVEQVADGAYVTGAALTRLSSAHDREEALRDKLQHTLDELRDSIGAAVYISRYVDGEVTIAQYADGPATPAVNEWVDFRSSAHATALGKSLLSQLDHNGRRDHLSRHRMTRLTSRTITNDKLLLSRLEAQPPTVPHLDLQEYAVGTVCAAVPITAGSAVGCLALSLPIHQAHRLRQATDRLNRGATPVLLSLAI; this comes from the coding sequence GTGGCGCTGAAGCACGAACCGACCGCGCCGTACCACTCGGCCCAGGACGCACTACGCGTCCTGGAGACGGTGGCGCGGCACACCGCCGGAGTCACCGACGTCGAACTCGCCCGTACCACCGGCCTCGACCCGGAGCGGCTGACCACCCTCCTGAGGATGCTGCGCCGCGAGGGGTACGTCGAGCAGGTCGCCGACGGCGCGTATGTGACGGGAGCCGCCCTGACCAGGCTGAGCTCCGCGCACGACCGCGAAGAGGCCCTTCGCGACAAGCTCCAGCACACCCTCGACGAACTGCGCGACTCGATCGGCGCGGCCGTCTACATCAGCCGGTACGTCGACGGCGAGGTCACCATCGCCCAGTACGCCGACGGTCCCGCCACCCCGGCGGTCAACGAGTGGGTGGACTTCCGCTCCTCCGCCCACGCCACCGCCCTCGGCAAGAGCCTGCTCAGCCAGCTCGACCACAACGGCCGCCGCGACCACCTCTCCCGGCACCGCATGACCCGCCTCACCTCGCGGACCATCACCAACGACAAGCTGCTGCTCTCCCGCCTGGAGGCCCAGCCGCCCACGGTCCCCCATCTCGACCTCCAGGAGTACGCGGTGGGCACGGTCTGCGCGGCCGTCCCGATCACGGCGGGTTCCGCGGTGGGCTGCCTGGCGCTGTCCCTCCCGATCCACCAGGCCCACCGGCTCCGCCAGGCGACGGACCGCCTGAACAGGGGAGCGACGCCGGTACTGCTGTCCCTGGCGATCTGA
- a CDS encoding AMP-binding protein, whose protein sequence is MESRRRTVAELVADRWGDDRPGLWFEGRALTHHEVAAGAAARAALLTDLLPGAGAHIGVLLDNTPEYPLWLSAAALARAAVAGVNPTRRGPELARDILHTECRLLITEASHLPLLRDLDLPGVRLLVTGTEECDTLLAPYADAEPDASHATPDDRLLLYFTSGSTGAPKAALCSQGRLAAAGRSLADQFRLGPDGVHYLCMPMFHGNAVIADWAPALASGAGVALRRRFSASGFLADVRAYGATYFTYVGRAIQYVLATEPREDDRDNPLRLGFGTEAGAVDAAAFERRFGVRLVEGYGSSEGGAAIQWAPGTPEGAVGRAGPGLVVLDQETQQECPPARFDAAGRLLNGDEAIGELVNRAPNPFEGYWRNPEAEAERRRGGWYWTGDLFYRDADGYLYFAGRTDDRLRVDSENLAAAMIENILARYEGAVAAAVYAVPDPVTGDQVMATIAGTFDPEAFVDFLEAQPDLGTKMAPRFVRVVERMPVTATNKIHRARLRKEGVRCADPVWWRPPGTRTYRRLEDAEGPLALTRGPSPVRRQGLEPRTR, encoded by the coding sequence ATGGAATCCAGGAGGCGTACGGTCGCGGAGCTCGTCGCCGACCGGTGGGGTGACGACCGGCCCGGACTGTGGTTCGAGGGGCGGGCGCTCACCCACCACGAGGTCGCCGCTGGTGCCGCCGCACGGGCGGCACTGCTCACCGATCTGCTGCCGGGCGCCGGGGCCCACATCGGTGTGCTGCTCGACAACACGCCCGAGTACCCGCTGTGGCTGAGCGCCGCCGCCCTCGCCCGTGCCGCCGTCGCCGGCGTCAACCCCACCCGCCGGGGCCCCGAACTGGCCCGCGACATCCTGCACACCGAGTGCCGCCTGCTGATCACCGAGGCGTCCCACCTGCCGTTGCTGCGGGACCTCGACCTCCCCGGCGTCCGTCTGCTGGTGACCGGCACCGAGGAGTGCGACACCCTCCTCGCGCCCTACGCCGACGCCGAACCCGACGCCTCCCACGCCACACCCGACGACCGGCTGCTCCTCTACTTCACCTCCGGCTCGACCGGCGCCCCCAAGGCCGCGCTCTGCTCCCAGGGCCGCCTGGCCGCGGCGGGGAGGTCGCTGGCCGACCAGTTCCGGCTCGGTCCCGACGGCGTGCACTACCTCTGCATGCCGATGTTCCACGGCAACGCCGTGATCGCCGACTGGGCGCCCGCGCTGGCGAGCGGGGCGGGGGTCGCGCTGAGACGGCGGTTCTCGGCGTCGGGGTTCCTGGCGGACGTGCGCGCGTACGGGGCGACGTACTTCACCTATGTCGGCCGGGCGATCCAGTACGTCCTGGCCACCGAGCCCCGCGAGGACGACCGGGACAACCCGCTGCGGCTCGGCTTCGGTACCGAGGCGGGGGCGGTGGACGCGGCGGCCTTCGAGCGGCGGTTCGGGGTCCGGCTGGTCGAGGGGTACGGGTCCTCCGAGGGTGGCGCGGCGATCCAGTGGGCGCCCGGCACGCCGGAGGGTGCGGTCGGGCGGGCGGGACCCGGGCTCGTCGTACTCGATCAGGAGACTCAGCAGGAGTGTCCCCCCGCACGATTCGATGCGGCCGGGCGGCTGCTGAACGGGGACGAGGCGATAGGCGAGCTGGTGAACCGGGCCCCGAACCCCTTCGAGGGGTACTGGCGCAACCCGGAGGCGGAGGCCGAGCGCCGCCGGGGTGGCTGGTACTGGACCGGGGACCTCTTCTACCGGGACGCCGACGGCTATCTCTACTTCGCGGGCCGTACCGACGACCGGCTGCGCGTCGACAGCGAGAACCTGGCCGCCGCGATGATCGAGAACATCCTCGCGCGCTACGAGGGGGCGGTGGCCGCCGCCGTGTACGCGGTGCCGGATCCGGTGACCGGGGACCAGGTGATGGCGACCATCGCCGGGACCTTCGATCCGGAGGCCTTCGTGGACTTCCTGGAAGCCCAGCCGGATCTCGGGACGAAGATGGCACCCCGGTTCGTGCGGGTGGTGGAGCGGATGCCGGTCACCGCCACGAACAAGATCCACCGGGCGCGGCTCAGGAAAGAGGGCGTGCGGTGCGCGGACCCGGTGTGGTGGCGGCCACCCGGGACACGGACGTACCGGAGACTGGAAGACGCCGAAGGGCCCCTCGCTCTCACGAGAGGCCCTTCACCGGTGCGCCGCCAGGGACTCGAACCCCGGACCCGCTGA
- a CDS encoding lytic polysaccharide monooxygenase auxiliary activity family 9 protein, translated as MRKKTKWYAAVVGLATTGAVVLSSGGASSHGYTDLPISRQKLCQNGTVTNCGDIQWEPQSVEGPKGFPAGGPADGQICNGGVSRFSQLSAPRTPSGSAWPATKVTGGQSYTFRWQFTAMHATTDFKYYVTKAGWNQNHNLARSDLNLTPFLTVPYNGQRPPSTLSHSGTLPSGLSGRHVIVAVWTIADTTNAFYACSDVTF; from the coding sequence ATGCGCAAAAAGACCAAGTGGTACGCCGCCGTGGTGGGCCTCGCCACCACCGGAGCCGTCGTGCTCTCCTCCGGCGGCGCCAGCAGCCACGGCTACACCGACCTCCCCATCAGCAGGCAGAAGCTCTGCCAGAACGGCACCGTGACGAACTGCGGCGACATCCAGTGGGAGCCGCAGAGCGTCGAGGGCCCCAAGGGCTTCCCGGCCGGCGGTCCGGCCGACGGCCAGATATGCAACGGCGGCGTGAGCCGCTTCAGCCAGCTCAGCGCGCCGAGGACGCCGTCCGGCAGCGCCTGGCCGGCGACCAAGGTGACGGGCGGCCAGAGCTACACCTTCCGCTGGCAGTTCACCGCCATGCACGCGACGACCGACTTCAAGTACTACGTCACCAAGGCGGGCTGGAACCAGAACCACAACCTGGCCCGCTCCGACCTCAACCTCACCCCGTTCCTGACCGTCCCCTACAACGGCCAGCGACCTCCCTCGACCCTCTCCCACAGCGGCACCCTGCCGTCCGGGCTCAGCGGACGGCATGTGATCGTCGCGGTGTGGACGATCGCCGACACGACGAACGCCTTCTACGCCTGCTCGGACGTCACGTTCTGA